One segment of Leptodactylus fuscus isolate aLepFus1 chromosome 7, aLepFus1.hap2, whole genome shotgun sequence DNA contains the following:
- the RAG1 gene encoding V(D)J recombination-activating protein 1, whose amino-acid sequence MESPLVSTPENSMANEIKPPYSKFSEWKFKLFKVKSLERTLSQEQSDDSGVSCTSSPEKSPYFDESSDDLSQESSMTSTANCRDLEATIPDDNETNSKALEEDGHIAILKNLCRICGVSFKMDQQNRSYPVHGPVDNETQEVLRRKEKKATSWPELISKVFKIDVRGDMDSIHPTRFCHNCWNIVHQKFSNSFSEVYFPRNNAVDWKPHGSPCDVCNSSKNWSKRKGTVHQNPIIKKRKISVEHGKKNKNSSPLWKKTRALNQIKNHCKHIHLNSNLLVVDYPSDFLKSVTCQVCEHILSDPVQTSCKHLFCRICILKYFKMMGCYCPSCRHTCFPTDLTTPVKSFLNILNSLVLKCTVTGCDEEILLGKYAQHISKHKDIKGKEAYAHVNKGGRPRQHLLSLTRRAQKHRLRELKTEVKAFADKEEEGDVKSVCLTLFLLALRARNEHRQADELEAIMEGRGAGLHPAVCLAIRVNTFLSCSQYHKMYRTVKAITGRQIFQPLHALRNAEKALLPGYHPFEWKPPLKNVSTSTDVGIIDGLSGLNRTVDEYPVDAIAKRFRYDAALVSTLKDMEEDILEGLKTADLEEYLCGPFTVVVKESCDGMGDVSEKHGGGPAVPEKAVRFSFTIMNISVPNRNNGSVRIFEEAKPNSELCCKPVCLMLADESDHETLTAILGPLIAERESMKTSDLLLEIGGILRTFKFIFRGTGYDEKLVREVEGLEASGSVYICTLCDATRLEASQNLVFHSITRSHSENLQRYETWRANPYHESVDDLRDRVKGVSAKPFIETLPSIDALHCDIGNAAEFYRIFQLEIGEVYKHAKATTEERKKWQITLDKHLRKKMNLKPIMRMNGNFARKLMSKETVEAVCELIHSEERQVALKELMDLYLKMKPVWRSSCPAKECPELLCQYSYHSQRFAELLSTKFKYRYDGKITNYFHKTLAHVPEIIERDGSIGAWASEGNESGNKLFRRFRKMNARQSKTYEMEDVLKHHWLYTSKYLQKFMNAHKSLKNQGFTLDLEAYQDQVEGVECPVDSLELMEF is encoded by the coding sequence ATGGAGTCGCCATTGGTCAGCACTCCAGAAAACTCGATGGCAAATGAAATAAAACCTCCATATAGCAAATTCTCAGAATGGAAGTTTAAGCTGTTCAAAGTGAAGTCTCTGGAGAGGACGCTCTCGCAAGAACAGAGTGACGACAGTGGGGTATCTTGTACCAGCTCTCCGGAGAAATCCCCTTACTTCGATGAGAGTTCGGATGACCTTAGCCAAGAGTCTTCCATGACATCAACTGCAAATTGCAGAGACCTAGAGGCGACCATCCCAGACGACAATGAGACCAACTCAAAGGCATTGGAAGAAGATGGCCACATCGCCATTTTGAAAAACTTGTGCCGTATTTGTGGAGTCTCTTTCAAGATGGATCAACAGAACAGAAGTTACCCTGTTCATGGACCAGTGGACAATGAGACTCAAGAAGTCTTAAGACGGAAAGAGAAGAAAGCCACATCCTGGCCTGAACTCATCTCCAAGGTCTTTAAGATAGATGTAAGGGGTGATATGGATTCAATACATCCAACTCGATTTTGCCATAACTGCTGGAACATCGTGCACCAAAAATTCAGCAATTCCTTCAGTGAGGTTTATTTCCCTCGTAACAATGCTGTGGACTGGAAGCCTCACGGTTCTCCTTGTGACGTTTGCAATTCCTCCAAAAACTGGAGCAAGAGGAAAGGAACAGTGCACCAAAATCCTATTATCAAAAAGAGAAAAATCAGCGTGGAACATGGAAAGAAGAACAAAAACTCCTCACCCCTTTGGAAGAAGACTAGGGCTCTCAATCAGATCAAGAACCATTGCAAACATATCCACCTCAACTCCAATTTGCTGGTTGTCGACTATCCTTCCGATTTCTTGAAGTCCGTCACGTGCCAGGTGTGTGAACACATCCTATCTGATCCAGTTCAAACCTCATGCAAgcatttgttctgcagaatttgcATCCTGAAATACTTCAAGATGATGGGTTGCTACTGCCCATCTTGTAGACACACTTGCTTTCCAACAGACCTTACAACACCCGTGAAGTCCTTTCTTAACATCTTGAACTCCTTGGTCCTAAAGTGCACAGTGACCGGATGTGATGAGGAAATCCTGCTTGGAAAGTATGCTCAACATATCtccaaacataaagatatcaaaggTAAAGAGGCCTATGCCCATGTCAACAAGGGAGGAAGACCCAGGCAACATCTACTATCACTGACGAGAAGAGCCCAAAAGCACCGTCTCAGGGAACTCAAGACTGAAGTGAAAGCTTTTGCCGATAAAGAGGAAGAAGGTGATGTGAAATCAGTTTGCTTGACTCTCTTTCTGTTGGCCCTAAGAGCAAGAAATGAACATCGACAGGCCGATGAGTTAGAGGCCATCATGGAAGGTCGAGGAGCTGGACTACACCCAGCCGTCTGTCTTGCAATACGAGTAAACACTTTCCTGAGCTGTAGCCAATACCATAAAATGTACAGAACCGTTAAAGCCATAACTGGCCGCCAGATCTTCCAACCCTTGCATGCGCTGAGAAATGCCGAGAAGGCTCTCCTGCCCGGATATCATCCTTTTGAATGGAAACCACCATTAAAGAATGTTTCCACCAGTACGGATGTTGGCATCATTGACGGTCTATCAGGACTGAATCGTACGGTAGATGAATATCCGGTTGATGCTATCGCCAAGCGGTTTCGATATGATGCCGCTTTGGTTTCAACTTTGAAAGACATGGAAGAAGATATCCTTGAAGGCTTGAAAACTGCAGACCTAGAGGAATATCTGTGTGGTCCATTTACTGTGGTGGTCAAAGAATCGTGTGACGGAATGGGAGATGTAAGTGAGAAGCATGGTGGTGGACCTGCAGTCCCGGAGAAGGCCGTCCGCTTCTCATTCACCATCATGAACATAAGTGTTCCCAACCGCAATAACGGATCTGTGAGAATTTTCGAAGAGGCCAAACCCAATTCTGAACTTTGCTGCAAACCTGTCTGTTTGATGTTAGCTGATGAATCAGACCATGAAACTCTGACCGCCATCCTGGGACCTCTGATAGCTGAAAGAGAGTCCATGAAAACCAGTGACCTTCTGCTGGAAATTGGAGGAATACTTAGAACCTTCAAATTTATCTTCCGAGGTACTGGCTATGATGAAAAGTTGGTGCGTGAAGTAGAAGGACTTGAAGCCTCAGGTTCTGTCTATATTTGTACTCTATGCGATGCCACCCGTCTAGAAGCTTCTCAGAACTTGGTGTTCCACTCCATTACCAGAAGTCACAGTGAGAACTTGCAACGCTATGAAACATGGCGAGCCAATCCCTACCATGAATCTGTTGATGATCTTCGTGACAGAGTGAAGGGCGTGTCTGCAAAGCCATTTATCGAAACCCTCCCATCCATTGATGCTTTGCACTGCGACATTGGAAATGCAGCAGAGTTTTATCGTATATTCCAGCTAGAAATAGGAGAAGTCTACAAACATGCCAAAGCCACCACTGAAGAGCGAAAGAAATGGCAGATAACCCTCGACAAACACCTTAGGAAAAAGATGAACTTAAAGCCTATCATGAGAATGAACGGAAACTTTGCCCGAAAACTCATGAGCAAGGAAACAGTGGAGGCTGTCTGCGAGCTAATCCATTCCGAGGAGAGGCAAGTGGCCCTCAAAGAACTTATGGACTTGTATCTCAAAATGAAGCCAGTGTGGCGTTCTTCATGCCCAGCCAAAGAGTGCCCAGAGTTGCTCTGCCAGTACAGTTACCACTCCCAGAGATTTGCAGAGCTTTTGTCCACCAAGTTCAAGTACAGATATGATGGCAAGATCACCAATTACTTCCACAAAACCCTAGCCCATGTCCCCGAGATCATTGAACGTGACGGTTCTATCGGAGCTTGGGCCAGTGAAGGCAACGAGTCTGGTAATAAACTGTTCAGGCGCTTCCGAAAGATGAACGCCAGGCAGTCTAAAACCTATGAGATGGAAGATGTTCTGAAACATCATTGGCTTTACACCTCTAAATATCTTCAGAAATTCATGAATGCCCATAAATCTCTGAAGAACCAGGGCTTTACTCTAGATCTAGAAGCCTATCAAGACCAAGTGGAAGGCGTAGAGTGTCCAGTAGATTCTTTAGAGTTAATGGAGTTCTGA